A region of Pleionea litopenaei DNA encodes the following proteins:
- the ptsP gene encoding phosphoenolpyruvate--protein phosphotransferase, translating into MLERLRQITQEVNLASDTQQALQIVVRKVCETLGIEVSSIYLADYQTQQLVLMATEGLNPKAAGVLQLNFNQGIVGLIAQREEPINLEDASSHPNFHYFPEAGEEPFQALLGAPIIHQRKVMGVLVAQQKQRRKFSETEENFLVTLAAQLAGIIAESKKRDKLSDHSGQYHVIRKLDGFPAAAGIAIGEAVVFYPRADLSSIPDKQAKSQSAELKRIKKAFRLARKEIAAMKARMESALGEEELSLFDAYARILDENGLQRDVIEQLDLGHWAPGALRRAVEQHTRIFETMDDPYFRERASDLIDLARRVLVYLEDDQTARPKLIRQAILVAEEITAGLLAELPTEKIKGMVSMNGSPTSHAAILAKALGIPAVCGLDNVPINRFEGQEIILDGYKGLIYLSPNESLKKQYQQLIKEDDLISQDLEQYTNQKAITKDGVHLPLMVNAGLIADFEKSLDVGADGVGLYRTEIPFLMREQFPSEEEQIRIYRAALQAYQGKSVTFRTLDIGGDKQLSYFPIEEANPFLGWRGIRVTLDHPEIFLVQVRAILKASQGFDNIRISLPMISSVEEVDESLCLIDQAFYEVQQEQPQLTWRKPEVGIILEVPSAMYQIPAIVKRVNFISVGSNDLSQYLLAVDRNNTRVSSLYSNYHPSVIRALAFIRQQVDANTTGLYLCGEMAGDPMAVLVLLGMQYDALSMNARSIPKIKKIVQNFSLDEAKAITEQVLQTDKAKDIHDILFQNLLSKDLAGLVRAGH; encoded by the coding sequence ATGCTAGAGCGATTGCGGCAAATTACTCAAGAAGTTAATTTGGCTAGCGATACACAGCAGGCTTTGCAAATCGTTGTTCGAAAAGTTTGTGAAACTCTGGGCATTGAAGTTTCTTCTATTTACCTTGCAGACTACCAAACTCAGCAGCTTGTATTAATGGCCACAGAAGGCCTTAATCCCAAAGCTGCTGGGGTACTTCAATTGAATTTCAATCAAGGAATTGTTGGACTAATCGCGCAACGAGAAGAGCCAATAAACCTTGAAGATGCCTCAAGCCATCCTAATTTTCATTATTTTCCTGAAGCCGGAGAAGAACCGTTTCAAGCTTTGCTTGGCGCACCCATTATTCATCAGCGTAAAGTCATGGGCGTGTTAGTTGCTCAGCAAAAACAGCGGCGTAAGTTTTCTGAGACCGAAGAAAACTTTTTAGTGACCTTAGCAGCGCAACTCGCCGGAATTATTGCTGAGTCGAAAAAGCGCGATAAGTTAAGTGATCACAGTGGGCAGTATCATGTTATTCGTAAACTCGATGGTTTTCCTGCCGCTGCCGGTATTGCCATCGGAGAAGCCGTGGTGTTTTATCCTCGAGCTGACCTGTCTAGTATTCCCGATAAGCAAGCAAAATCGCAGAGTGCGGAGTTAAAACGCATTAAAAAGGCGTTTCGCCTAGCACGAAAAGAAATTGCAGCGATGAAAGCGCGAATGGAAAGTGCATTAGGAGAAGAAGAACTTAGCCTGTTTGATGCCTATGCGCGAATTTTGGATGAAAACGGCTTACAAAGAGATGTTATCGAACAACTCGATTTAGGTCATTGGGCTCCGGGTGCGCTACGACGAGCCGTCGAGCAACATACTCGCATTTTTGAAACCATGGATGATCCTTATTTTCGCGAGCGAGCCAGTGACTTAATTGATCTAGCGCGTCGAGTTTTAGTTTATTTAGAAGACGATCAAACCGCGCGACCTAAGTTAATTCGGCAAGCTATTCTAGTCGCTGAAGAAATTACTGCTGGGTTGTTGGCGGAGCTCCCTACGGAGAAAATTAAAGGTATGGTGTCAATGAATGGCTCGCCCACTTCACATGCGGCCATTTTAGCAAAGGCGCTGGGTATTCCTGCGGTTTGCGGACTCGACAATGTTCCTATCAATCGTTTTGAAGGCCAAGAAATTATTCTTGATGGATACAAAGGATTAATTTATCTGTCGCCGAATGAATCGTTAAAAAAGCAATACCAACAACTCATCAAAGAAGACGATCTGATTAGCCAAGACTTGGAGCAATATACTAACCAAAAGGCCATTACCAAAGACGGAGTTCACTTGCCATTGATGGTGAATGCAGGTTTGATTGCGGACTTCGAAAAAAGCTTGGACGTTGGTGCCGACGGTGTTGGTTTATATCGCACGGAGATCCCTTTTTTAATGCGCGAGCAGTTCCCTAGTGAAGAAGAGCAAATTAGAATTTATCGCGCAGCGTTGCAAGCTTATCAAGGAAAAAGTGTTACTTTTCGCACCCTCGATATTGGTGGCGATAAACAGCTTTCTTATTTTCCTATCGAAGAGGCCAATCCATTTTTGGGTTGGCGAGGAATTCGAGTTACTTTAGATCATCCTGAAATTTTTCTGGTACAAGTGAGAGCCATTCTGAAGGCGTCGCAGGGCTTTGATAATATCCGGATTTCTCTTCCAATGATTTCGAGTGTCGAAGAGGTTGACGAAAGCTTATGCCTTATTGATCAGGCATTTTATGAGGTTCAGCAAGAGCAACCACAATTGACTTGGAGAAAGCCTGAAGTTGGCATTATTTTAGAAGTGCCGTCGGCGATGTATCAAATTCCAGCCATTGTAAAGAGAGTCAATTTTATTTCGGTCGGAAGCAACGATCTCTCTCAATATTTGCTAGCGGTTGATCGTAACAATACTCGCGTTAGTTCACTGTACAGTAATTATCATCCTTCAGTGATTAGAGCCTTAGCATTTATTCGACAACAAGTGGATGCAAACACAACGGGTCTGTATTTATGCGGTGAAATGGCGGGTGATCCTATGGCTGTTTTAGTCTTACTCGGTATGCAGTATGATGCATTAAGCATGAATGCTCGCAGTATCCCTAAAATTAAAAAAATCGTGCAAAACTTTTCATTAGACGAAGCGAAGGCAATAACCGAGCAAGTATTACAGACGGATAAAGCCAAAGATATTCACGATATCCTTTTTCAAAATTTACTCAGTAAAGATTTAGCCGGCTTAGTTAGGGCCGGTCACTAA
- a CDS encoding HAD family hydrolase, with the protein MAIALFDLDHTLLQGDSDPLWGDLLFARHKVTQQDYQKPKDRFYQDYLTGSLDINAFLQFCAQTLSRLSTTELTQLGEEFRDTMIRPRLSTAAIKQVYWHKDQGHLLAIVTTTNEFLANWSLQCLPIDHLIASPLQPTAAFPAAFRDGKRVRFLSFCREQQRLPSERTWFYSDSHNDLPLLNFVSDPVAVNPDQRLNSIANQCGWPVLDWS; encoded by the coding sequence ATGGCGATTGCACTTTTTGATCTCGACCATACCCTGTTGCAAGGAGACAGTGATCCGTTGTGGGGCGATCTTTTATTCGCGCGACATAAAGTGACTCAACAAGATTATCAAAAACCCAAAGATCGCTTTTATCAAGACTATCTCACCGGCTCTCTCGACATTAATGCTTTTTTGCAATTTTGCGCTCAAACGCTCAGCCGACTAAGCACAACAGAACTAACGCAATTGGGTGAAGAGTTTCGAGATACGATGATTCGGCCACGACTGAGCACTGCCGCCATCAAACAAGTTTATTGGCATAAAGACCAAGGCCATTTGCTCGCAATCGTCACCACCACCAATGAATTCTTAGCAAACTGGTCTCTGCAGTGCTTACCAATTGACCACTTAATCGCTAGCCCACTGCAACCCACAGCGGCTTTCCCTGCGGCATTTCGAGATGGCAAGCGGGTCAGATTTCTCAGTTTCTGCAGAGAACAGCAGCGGCTACCAAGTGAGCGAACCTGGTTTTACAGTGATTCCCATAATGACCTCCCCTTGCTAAACTTCGTTTCCGACCCGGTCGCCGTCAATCCCGATCAGAGACTAAACTCAATTGCTAACCAGTGCGGCTGGCCAGTGTTGGATTGGTCATAG
- the lgt gene encoding prolipoprotein diacylglyceryl transferase: MEFPYIDPVIFHIAGPVALRWYALAYLVGLGAAWWFGVKRAQRPGSLWTSEEISDFVFYGFLGVVIGGRFGYVLFYHFDLFLQNPLYLFKIHEGGMSFHGGMLGVVAAFGYFAWRTKKSFWSLADFIAPLAPIGLGAGRLGNFINGELWGREVGDPDFPLGIRFTCNLEKAPWYTGCDTENLLRHPSQLYEFVLEGVVLFIILFWFSAKPRPRKAVAGLFSLGYGSFRFFVEYFREPDEHLKHMAEWLTMGQVLSAPMILLGIVLLVWAYRDPIYDHEEAEKLTKKSKQKTQKKSKAS, from the coding sequence ATGGAATTTCCCTACATCGATCCAGTGATCTTTCATATTGCAGGGCCTGTTGCCTTGCGTTGGTATGCATTGGCTTATCTAGTTGGCTTGGGCGCAGCTTGGTGGTTTGGTGTTAAACGAGCGCAACGCCCGGGCAGTTTGTGGACCAGTGAAGAAATTTCAGACTTTGTCTTCTATGGCTTTTTAGGCGTGGTTATTGGTGGGCGATTTGGCTACGTACTCTTCTATCACTTCGATTTATTTTTACAAAATCCGTTGTACTTATTCAAAATCCATGAAGGCGGTATGTCTTTTCATGGTGGAATGCTGGGGGTGGTTGCTGCATTCGGGTACTTTGCTTGGCGTACTAAAAAGTCGTTTTGGTCGCTGGCTGACTTTATCGCCCCGCTGGCTCCCATAGGGTTAGGAGCCGGACGATTAGGAAACTTTATTAATGGTGAATTGTGGGGACGAGAAGTCGGCGACCCAGATTTTCCATTAGGTATTCGCTTTACCTGTAATCTTGAAAAAGCCCCGTGGTACACCGGTTGTGACACTGAAAATCTATTACGTCATCCATCGCAACTATATGAGTTTGTACTGGAAGGCGTGGTGCTGTTTATTATTTTGTTTTGGTTCAGCGCGAAACCTCGCCCAAGAAAAGCTGTCGCCGGTTTATTCTCTCTCGGATATGGTAGCTTTCGCTTTTTCGTTGAATACTTCCGCGAGCCCGATGAGCACTTGAAGCATATGGCCGAATGGTTAACCATGGGGCAGGTGTTGAGTGCTCCAATGATTTTGTTGGGAATTGTTCTTTTGGTATGGGCATACCGAGATCCCATTTACGATCATGAAGAAGCAGAAAAACTCACTAAAAAGTCAAAGCAAAAAACTCAAAAAAAGAGCAAGGCCAGTTAA
- the rppH gene encoding RNA pyrophosphohydrolase, which translates to MIDSEGFRANVGIIVCNESGQLLWTRRAGQNSWQFPQGGVNEGETPDETMFRELYEEIGLSRQDVKVLGSTKNWLRYRLPSRYIRHDSVPLCIGQKQKWYLLKLTSDDSRLDFATTNHPEFDDFMWVGYWYPLRQVVAFKREVYRQALLELLPMVHEQQRLQRQKRGRRRHHHRRPQNG; encoded by the coding sequence GTGATTGATTCAGAAGGATTTCGTGCCAACGTTGGCATAATCGTCTGTAATGAATCTGGTCAGTTACTTTGGACGCGTCGTGCTGGACAAAACTCCTGGCAGTTCCCCCAAGGCGGGGTTAATGAGGGCGAGACACCGGACGAAACCATGTTTCGTGAACTCTATGAGGAAATAGGTCTCAGTCGTCAGGATGTAAAAGTGTTGGGTTCAACCAAGAATTGGTTGCGCTATCGACTACCCAGTCGTTACATCCGACACGACAGTGTTCCATTGTGCATTGGTCAGAAGCAAAAATGGTATTTGCTTAAATTAACATCAGATGACAGTCGACTCGACTTCGCGACAACAAACCACCCTGAGTTTGATGATTTTATGTGGGTAGGCTATTGGTATCCGTTGCGCCAAGTTGTTGCTTTTAAGCGAGAAGTTTATCGACAGGCATTGCTCGAGCTGTTGCCTATGGTGCACGAACAACAACGACTGCAACGGCAGAAGCGAGGTCGTCGTCGGCACCATCATCGCAGGCCACAAAATGGATAA
- a CDS encoding thymidylate synthase — protein sequence MKQYLDMMSHVLEHGNDKGDRTGTGTRSVFAYQMRFDLQQGFPLVTTKKLHLRSIIYELLWFLNGDTNIQYLKDNGVSIWDEWADEDGNLGPVYGEQWRSWKKPDGTTVDQISNVVAQIKSNPNSRRLMVVAYNPGVADEMALPPCHSLFQFYVANNRLSCQLYQRSADIFLGVPFNIASYALLTHMIAQQCDLEVGEFIWTGGDVHLYSNHFEQAKLQLSREPLPLPKLKIARKPNDLYSYEFEDFEILDYQSHAHIKAPVAV from the coding sequence ATGAAGCAATATTTAGATATGATGAGCCATGTACTTGAACATGGTAATGATAAAGGTGATCGTACGGGCACGGGTACTCGCAGTGTTTTTGCTTATCAAATGCGCTTCGACTTACAGCAAGGGTTCCCATTAGTGACCACCAAAAAGCTTCATCTACGCTCAATTATTTACGAGCTGCTTTGGTTCTTAAATGGCGACACCAATATTCAGTACTTAAAAGACAATGGCGTTTCTATATGGGATGAGTGGGCTGATGAAGATGGTAATCTTGGACCTGTATATGGTGAGCAATGGCGCAGCTGGAAAAAGCCAGATGGCACGACGGTCGATCAAATCAGTAACGTTGTTGCGCAGATAAAAAGTAATCCGAATTCTCGACGACTCATGGTAGTCGCCTACAACCCCGGTGTCGCTGACGAAATGGCGTTACCACCCTGCCATTCTTTGTTCCAGTTTTATGTTGCGAACAATCGCTTGTCTTGTCAGTTGTACCAGCGCAGTGCCGATATCTTTTTAGGTGTTCCTTTTAACATTGCATCTTATGCCTTATTAACCCATATGATTGCTCAGCAATGTGACTTAGAGGTCGGTGAGTTTATCTGGACCGGTGGTGATGTGCATTTGTATTCCAATCACTTTGAACAGGCAAAATTACAACTTTCAAGAGAGCCACTGCCATTGCCTAAATTGAAGATTGCTAGAAAACCAAATGATCTTTATTCCTACGAATTTGAAGATTTTGAAATTTTAGATTATCAATCTCATGCACACATCAAAGCGCCTGTCGCAGTGTAA
- the mutH gene encoding DNA mismatch repair endonuclease MutH yields MTTVTPPQSIEQLLERAEKLAGKSLAQLAEEFRAQLPDHLLLEKGWIGQFIEHLLGATSGSLPQPDFPELGVELKTIPINPLGKPLESTFVSVVNLHQPASEQWETSIVKKKLEHVLWMPIIVHPNSPLNQRIIGMPLLWRPSADEWQILKNDWEETMEKVCLGKFGQLNARFGQALQVRPKAANSKVLTDVVGSDGEITQTLPRGFYLRSSFTQKVLTQLSYS; encoded by the coding sequence ATGACAACAGTAACCCCACCACAATCCATTGAGCAACTGCTTGAGCGTGCTGAAAAGCTAGCTGGTAAAAGTCTGGCCCAGTTGGCAGAAGAGTTTCGAGCGCAGCTTCCCGATCACTTACTACTTGAGAAAGGGTGGATCGGACAGTTTATTGAACATCTTTTAGGTGCGACATCGGGTTCTTTGCCACAACCTGATTTCCCAGAACTGGGAGTAGAGCTAAAGACCATTCCAATCAATCCGTTAGGAAAACCATTAGAATCAACCTTTGTCAGTGTGGTCAACCTTCATCAACCGGCGAGCGAGCAGTGGGAAACGAGCATTGTGAAAAAGAAGTTGGAGCATGTTCTCTGGATGCCCATCATCGTTCACCCCAATTCACCGTTAAACCAACGAATCATTGGCATGCCCCTTTTATGGAGGCCTTCTGCGGATGAGTGGCAAATATTAAAAAATGATTGGGAAGAAACCATGGAGAAGGTTTGCTTAGGTAAGTTTGGGCAATTAAATGCTCGGTTTGGTCAAGCGTTACAAGTTCGGCCCAAGGCCGCTAATTCTAAGGTGCTTACCGATGTGGTTGGGAGTGACGGAGAGATCACCCAAACGTTACCACGGGGCTTTTACTTACGAAGCAGTTTCACTCAAAAGGTTCTGACGCAACTAAGTTATTCATAA
- a CDS encoding DUF938 domain-containing protein, translating to MTKPFSQACENNRDPILNVIQNYFDKASKILEVGSGTGQHAVHFAKHLPHLTWHTSDQRSYHEGIQQWLAESNLSNLVAPIELDVTKQWPETKFDGIFSANTSHIMHWRMVEDFFAGVGEHLDINGYFCLYGPFNFCGEFTSESNQAFDEHLKSRDPEMGLRDYVDLEALARQADLMFVEKHDMPANNFILVWQKAISTNIQFE from the coding sequence ATGACTAAACCGTTTTCTCAAGCGTGCGAAAATAATCGTGATCCAATTCTTAATGTCATTCAAAATTATTTTGATAAAGCGTCTAAAATCTTAGAAGTTGGCAGCGGCACAGGTCAACATGCCGTTCACTTTGCCAAACACCTTCCTCATTTAACATGGCATACCAGTGATCAACGTTCCTATCATGAAGGTATTCAGCAGTGGTTAGCCGAGAGTAATTTATCTAACTTAGTCGCCCCGATTGAGTTAGATGTGACGAAACAATGGCCAGAGACAAAGTTCGATGGTATTTTTAGTGCTAATACCAGTCATATTATGCACTGGCGAATGGTTGAAGATTTTTTTGCTGGGGTCGGCGAGCACCTTGATATCAATGGTTATTTCTGTCTTTACGGTCCGTTTAATTTTTGTGGTGAGTTTACCAGTGAAAGCAATCAAGCATTCGATGAACATTTAAAGTCTCGTGATCCAGAAATGGGTCTAAGAGATTACGTCGATTTAGAAGCGTTAGCTCGACAAGCGGATCTGATGTTTGTGGAAAAACACGATATGCCTGCGAACAACTTTATTTTGGTTTGGCAAAAGGCTATATCAACAAATATTCAGTTCGAGTAA
- a CDS encoding tetratricopeptide repeat protein, whose product MAEQTSFNLIKEILKRRVIQILGVYLGATIALMEFSGMITERYGFSDRLVDYLLATMLTLLPAVVVLTWRHGAPGKDEWGKTEKVVLPINAIALVGVIGWLATMQPNTNTQVVQATAPISLNSEVVAQRNITKLGVMFVTPTPTVQQSWLSYAIPYLIATQLGQDPTVVAHSFYNSDYFWEVQRAGFTDGLDVPLSLAKSVAQDADLQYFLKSSLDKVNNQFKLHLSLYETSSTQLIAEQTLLSDSVFQLAEQAVGFITQQAPFNETTNRLLNQIPLTDFITGDIDALKAFIEGKNANLFDNDIQGSINAIKRAVDIDKNFALAYLELAEILISQGQLLESNAYLKKSLALNYKLTEPLRFTIKAAIYATERNITEQNNVYRTWIELYPDDYLPKKRLALLLSFKSNNFDEVIQLYQQSLELNPAQPDIYNRLGKLFEARRELTKAREMYQKLRELRPRSYTPLLSQGNIESQLGNLEEAQRLYKQAALTEVDKVTPVLALADLATRQGDFEKSEQRYREAELIAQAPRQFSLLHGHKVSYYYLRGEYQKAYQELIEFQSAMQSVTQSIDVIFGTFLSKMHIYVDAGKSQEAAELLTSLEDQVDSSMKNFPKIGSLFLNIYQGNVDAANKDLVEVEAILERFKMENLEYLITFSKARIAALQSDHNKALQLYEKALEDIKKIGAYDVEMHALLVDSILYEKRHLQQYQEGITIAEEFLVQWPYHPSINYQLALLYQLQKQDDKALSALKKAQYVWQFADNNCTECQDTEHLITELKSSAAE is encoded by the coding sequence GTGGCTGAACAGACCTCGTTTAATCTAATAAAAGAAATATTAAAACGCCGAGTGATTCAAATCTTAGGCGTTTACTTGGGCGCCACTATTGCTCTCATGGAATTTTCAGGAATGATTACTGAACGTTATGGTTTCAGTGATCGACTTGTCGACTATCTCCTTGCAACCATGTTAACGCTTTTGCCTGCAGTCGTTGTCTTAACTTGGCGTCATGGGGCACCTGGCAAAGATGAGTGGGGAAAAACAGAAAAAGTTGTTTTACCAATTAATGCGATTGCACTAGTCGGAGTGATCGGTTGGTTAGCCACCATGCAACCCAACACAAATACTCAGGTTGTTCAAGCAACCGCCCCCATCTCCCTAAATTCTGAAGTCGTTGCTCAACGAAATATTACTAAGTTAGGCGTCATGTTCGTTACGCCAACGCCAACCGTTCAACAGTCATGGCTTAGTTACGCCATTCCCTATCTTATCGCCACACAATTGGGGCAAGATCCCACAGTGGTTGCTCACTCTTTTTATAATTCTGATTATTTCTGGGAAGTTCAACGAGCAGGCTTTACAGATGGACTTGACGTTCCATTATCTCTGGCCAAATCGGTGGCCCAAGATGCTGATTTACAATACTTTCTTAAAAGCTCTTTAGATAAAGTAAACAACCAGTTTAAGTTGCATCTGAGTTTGTATGAAACGAGTAGTACACAACTAATCGCAGAACAAACGCTACTTTCTGATAGCGTTTTTCAATTAGCCGAGCAAGCCGTCGGCTTTATCACACAACAAGCACCTTTTAATGAGACAACCAACCGTTTGCTCAATCAAATCCCTTTAACCGACTTTATTACTGGCGATATCGACGCACTGAAAGCATTTATTGAAGGAAAAAATGCTAATCTTTTCGATAACGATATTCAAGGGTCAATAAATGCCATCAAACGCGCCGTCGATATTGATAAGAACTTTGCTCTAGCTTATCTAGAGCTGGCCGAGATTTTAATTAGCCAAGGTCAGCTGTTAGAAAGTAATGCCTATTTAAAGAAATCCTTAGCTTTAAATTATAAGCTAACCGAACCTTTACGCTTTACCATCAAGGCAGCAATCTATGCCACTGAGCGAAATATAACTGAACAAAATAATGTTTATCGCACTTGGATTGAACTCTACCCAGATGATTACTTACCGAAAAAACGTCTAGCATTACTACTCAGTTTTAAGTCGAATAACTTTGACGAAGTGATACAACTCTATCAACAATCACTGGAATTGAATCCTGCTCAACCAGATATTTACAATCGCTTAGGCAAACTGTTTGAAGCGAGACGAGAGCTTACGAAAGCTCGAGAAATGTATCAAAAATTACGCGAATTGCGCCCGCGCTCTTATACGCCATTATTGTCACAGGGCAATATCGAATCGCAACTCGGCAATCTTGAAGAAGCACAGCGTCTATACAAACAGGCAGCATTAACTGAAGTTGATAAAGTAACACCCGTACTCGCGCTTGCCGATTTGGCAACTCGACAAGGTGATTTTGAAAAATCGGAACAACGATATCGTGAAGCAGAACTGATCGCACAGGCGCCTCGACAATTCAGCTTATTGCATGGACACAAAGTTAGCTATTATTACCTCCGCGGTGAGTATCAAAAAGCTTATCAAGAACTCATCGAGTTTCAATCTGCAATGCAATCCGTTACTCAATCGATCGATGTGATTTTCGGAACCTTTTTATCTAAAATGCATATTTATGTCGATGCAGGAAAATCACAGGAAGCCGCTGAACTACTAACTAGCTTAGAAGATCAAGTGGACAGTTCAATGAAAAATTTCCCGAAAATTGGGAGCTTATTTTTAAACATTTATCAAGGCAATGTTGACGCTGCAAACAAAGATTTGGTTGAAGTTGAAGCGATACTTGAACGGTTTAAGATGGAAAACCTTGAGTACTTAATTACCTTTAGTAAAGCACGAATAGCTGCGCTCCAAAGTGATCACAATAAAGCACTTCAATTGTATGAAAAGGCACTAGAAGATATTAAAAAGATTGGAGCCTACGATGTAGAAATGCATGCTTTATTAGTTGATTCAATCTTATACGAAAAACGGCATTTACAACAATACCAAGAGGGAATAACTATTGCTGAAGAGTTCTTGGTTCAATGGCCCTATCATCCCAGTATTAATTATCAACTTGCGCTCCTATACCAACTTCAGAAACAAGATGATAAAGCTCTGTCGGCTCTCAAAAAAGCACAGTACGTCTGGCAATTTGCAGATAATAACTGTACCGAGTGCCAAGATACGGAACATTTAATTACGGAGTTAAAAAGCTCAGCGGCTGAATGA
- a CDS encoding NRDE family protein, giving the protein MCLIAFAVAQRADYPLILLANRDEFFHRPTAPLQQWHDHPMIYGGRDLSAGGSWLAMHQTGRWAAVTNYRSGQAQPANRSRGELVTQLMDTQYPLSKLFNSIRQERLDYAGFNLIAGEANQSDVLYYANTQDTFMRLKAGVYAMSNGHLFDSWPKMTLWQNRLKPLINQRKIRVSELMSLAQAQQQFPVQQLPQTGVPKSLEQQLASPFIKPFELNNQHYGTRSTALILSQVDQSDFYEQTYSAAADQHRDDQANGSIEHINIQYSGIFDD; this is encoded by the coding sequence ATGTGTCTCATAGCCTTTGCCGTTGCCCAAAGGGCCGATTATCCATTAATCCTGTTAGCGAATCGAGACGAATTTTTTCACCGGCCAACCGCACCACTGCAACAGTGGCATGATCATCCTATGATTTACGGTGGTCGTGATTTGTCGGCAGGCGGAAGTTGGCTAGCGATGCATCAAACGGGTCGATGGGCTGCCGTGACAAATTATCGAAGCGGGCAAGCTCAGCCGGCCAACCGCTCGCGCGGAGAGCTGGTCACTCAATTAATGGATACCCAATACCCACTGAGCAAGCTTTTTAACTCAATTCGCCAAGAACGCCTCGACTATGCCGGATTTAATCTGATCGCTGGTGAAGCAAATCAATCAGACGTACTCTATTATGCCAATACTCAAGATACTTTTATGCGGTTAAAAGCCGGCGTTTACGCAATGAGTAATGGTCATCTGTTTGACAGCTGGCCGAAAATGACACTCTGGCAAAATCGCTTAAAGCCACTCATTAACCAACGTAAAATCCGTGTTTCAGAGCTAATGTCATTGGCCCAAGCGCAACAGCAATTCCCTGTGCAACAGCTGCCCCAAACAGGTGTTCCTAAAAGCCTCGAGCAGCAACTGGCGTCACCATTTATCAAGCCTTTCGAATTAAATAACCAACACTATGGAACCCGCTCAACGGCTCTGATATTGTCACAGGTAGATCAATCCGACTTTTACGAGCAGACGTACTCAGCGGCGGCAGATCAACATAGAGATGATCAAGCCAACGGCTCTATTGAGCATATAAACATTCAATACTCGGGAATATTCGATGACTAA
- a CDS encoding sulfite exporter TauE/SafE family protein, with protein MEWLVYLIIGAVAGLMAGLLGIGGGFIIVPALLVLLPLFGVDSSIVMQAAVGTSLATIVVTSLSSLLAHHRKQSVDWWMVKRLVPGIFIGGLLSGWVADSLSSDTLGIIFGCGSLGMAFQIWWAKQPHQARTTPGMVQVAGVSMAIGTASGLVGIGGGSLIVPYLHVLGEKITRCIGTAAACGLPLAAAGALSYAIMGSHAPMPEFSLGYIYLPAFLGIIVASIVTAPIGAKLAHRLPAQKLKKLFALFLLFVGVRIIYKFLG; from the coding sequence ATGGAATGGTTAGTGTACCTGATAATTGGTGCGGTTGCAGGGCTTATGGCAGGACTTCTAGGCATTGGTGGTGGCTTCATTATTGTGCCTGCATTACTGGTTTTACTGCCTTTGTTTGGCGTCGATAGTAGTATTGTTATGCAAGCCGCCGTCGGCACGTCACTAGCCACCATAGTCGTGACTTCACTTTCTAGCCTGTTGGCGCATCATCGTAAACAATCAGTCGACTGGTGGATGGTGAAACGGCTCGTGCCAGGCATTTTTATTGGGGGACTTTTGTCGGGTTGGGTAGCTGATTCTCTGAGCAGCGACACGCTTGGTATTATTTTTGGGTGTGGCTCGCTGGGCATGGCGTTTCAAATTTGGTGGGCAAAACAACCACATCAGGCGCGCACCACGCCAGGTATGGTGCAAGTTGCGGGAGTTTCTATGGCGATAGGAACCGCGTCTGGCTTGGTTGGCATCGGTGGTGGGAGTCTGATCGTTCCCTATCTGCATGTTCTCGGTGAAAAAATTACCCGTTGCATTGGCACCGCCGCAGCTTGTGGATTGCCCTTAGCCGCAGCAGGCGCGCTGAGTTACGCCATTATGGGCAGCCATGCTCCTATGCCAGAATTCTCACTGGGCTATATCTATTTGCCCGCATTTTTAGGTATCATTGTGGCTTCGATTGTTACCGCCCCCATTGGCGCAAAACTGGCTCACCGGTTACCGGCACAAAAACTCAAAAAGCTGTTTGCACTGTTCTTATTGTTTGTAGGGGTTCGAATCATTTATAAATTTTTAGGGTAG